From the genome of Hymenobacter cellulosilyticus, one region includes:
- a CDS encoding GreA/GreB family elongation factor, with protein sequence MDEASVASGKVAFVAPIARAVIGVKLGKTVTLKLGPKEEVVEVAAISYEG encoded by the coding sequence GTGGACGAAGCCTCCGTAGCGTCCGGCAAAGTGGCGTTTGTAGCGCCCATTGCCCGCGCCGTTATCGGAGTCAAGCTGGGCAAAACCGTCACGCTAAAGCTGGGTCCGAAAGAGGAAGTGGTGGAAGTAGCCGCTATTTCCTATGAGGGGTGA
- a CDS encoding GreA/GreB family elongation factor: protein MSRAFTKEDDVQAPTIIPPRAALPPNTPNYVTPQGLELLRQELATLEAERTQAEANRDNDADRTRLLSVYNGRISDLTSRIASAKVVDPKTQPPKEVRFGATVTLRTQSGAKWVLSESLPLLAWTKPP from the coding sequence ATGAGCCGCGCATTTACCAAAGAGGACGACGTTCAGGCGCCGACCATTATTCCGCCCCGGGCCGCCTTGCCGCCCAATACGCCCAACTACGTCACGCCTCAGGGCCTGGAGCTACTGCGGCAGGAACTTGCTACGCTTGAGGCCGAGCGGACCCAGGCCGAAGCCAACCGCGACAACGACGCCGACCGAACCCGGCTGCTGTCCGTCTACAACGGCCGCATCAGCGACCTGACCAGCCGCATTGCCAGCGCCAAAGTAGTCGACCCCAAAACCCAGCCGCCCAAGGAAGTGCGCTTCGGCGCTACCGTCACGCTACGCACCCAGAGTGGGGCAAAGTGGGTTTTGAGCGAAAGTTTACCATTGTTGGCGTGGACGAAGCCTCCGTAG